The following nucleotide sequence is from Planctomycetota bacterium.
GAGACGCCGGCGGTCGCGGTGCTGCGTGAGGCCAAGGAAGAGACCGGCCTCGCCATCGCCATCGACCGTGTGGCCGGCGTGTACAGCTCGCCGGAGATCGTGTACCCCAACCGCGACCGCTGCATCTACGTGACGACGAGCTTCCGTTGCCGCGTGGTCGGCGGGACGCTGGAAGCGGTTGACGGTGAGTCGGCGGAACTGCGTTGGTTCGACCCGGCGGATTTGCCGCCGCTGCACGGTGATGCGAACGTGCGCGTCCACGACGCGCTGCCCGAACACGGCGAAGCGAAGTGGTGAATGCTGACAACCGCGTTGCGGAGCAACGCAGCTACGTCTTCGACAACGACAACGACAACGCATAGCTGCGTTGCCCCGCAACGCGGTTAGATCAGATCCCGCGGATCCGCGCCATCATCAACGCGTCGACATACTTGCCTTCTCGGAACCCGTGCGCCCGCTGCACGCCTTCGTCCTCGAAGCCGAACTTGCGGTACAGTGCGATGCCCGGCTCGTTGTCGACGAACACGCACAGTTCCAGGC
It contains:
- a CDS encoding NUDIX domain-containing protein encodes the protein MPVSDYIANLRTRIGHGLLMLPGVCAIIVRDGRVLLQRRADTGEWGTVGGAVDPGETPAVAVLREAKEETGLAIAIDRVAGVYSSPEIVYPNRDRCIYVTTSFRCRVVGGTLEAVDGESAELRWFDPADLPPLHGDANVRVHDALPEHGEAKW